DNA sequence from the Dreissena polymorpha isolate Duluth1 chromosome 3, UMN_Dpol_1.0, whole genome shotgun sequence genome:
AATTAATGTACACTGGAcaaacattgtatatatcaatCATAATATCAAagtaaataaatgttgttgttgttactcaTGACTGgagttatttttaacaaaaatgagaGACAGAGGGAGGGAGAGATTGTCAGAATTAGGAACAGGGAGGGAGTGAGAAAGAgtgagggagagagagagagaggagaatGTGAGTGAGGCTGAGAGGGAGAGATACATAGAGATAAATACAGGGAAAGGTGATTTAGGGGGGGATAGGGAGGGACTGGAGTAAGACGAGATAGAGAGGAAGGGATAAGAGAGATGAGGAGGGATTGAGGTAGAGATAAAGGGAGAGGAGTGGTGGGCGGGAGGGAGAGAGAGTGAAGGAGGGAGGTAGGGAGAGGGACACTATTACATTTGACTATATAATTACACAATTATGGATCACATGAtctatgaaaatataaaacacaaaggACACTTTAAATCACCTCATGCAAATCTAAAATTAGTTACAAAGTTTTTCATTGTTATTGACTCtttattaatgtatacatttatgatgaAAATCTTGGTTCATCTTAAATAGAATTATGAACATGTAACATGATtgttttcacattaataaaattatcatttagGCTGAAATCCCTGATTTCTTAAGGACTTGTGCAACAGAATTGTAATTGTACTATCTTGCTAATTTCTGACATTTGGAATTACGGTTGCCATTGCCAATTGGATATGTTGTCCGCCAAGCCACCTGAAGGTCATGGATTTGATCCCCACTATGCAAACATTCTTTAGATTATTCACAAAGACATCAAGTAATGGTTCAACCAGGAAATGGActggagagcgtttcaataagccttaagctttcatttcaatcaagctaaaataaagaTTTAAATTCACAGACTTAACATATACAATAAAGGTGAATCTTCACTATATGGACTGTGATTATTTCACACTATTTTTAGCTTATAAGTCTTCTGTGGCttatattaaaatcataaatgaTGCAGTACAAAGATACacattattattatgccccctttgaaggcacattattgttttgcacatgtcgatcagtccgtcggtccgtccaccagatggtttccggattatattaaactcaagaacgattaggcctaggatcatgaaacttcataggtacattgatcatgactggcagatgacccctattgatttgcaggtcactaggtcaaaggtcaaggtcacagtgactcgaaatagtaaaatggtttccaggtgataactcaagaatgcttaagcctaggatcatgaaacttcataagtacattgatcatgactggcagttgacccctattgattttcatgtcactaggtcaaggtcacagtgactcgaaacagtaaaatggttccctGATGATAACCCAATAAtaattaggcttaggatcatgaaacttcataagtacattgatcatgactggcagatgacctctatattttcaggtcactaggccaaaggtcaaggtcacagtgacaaaaaacgtattcactacaattgacagcccatatggggggcatgcatgttttacaaacagcccttgttatctcATTATATATTTTGACCAATCAATGTAAGTAAGATTTATAGATCTATGCTTTCAGGTGAGTCACGACAATGGCAGTCAAAAATTAATTTTACAGTAGTACTTATTCAAAAGGTCAGAACCTAGCAAGATCAAATTAACAATAGGTCCTACTTTTGTGCAAGTACTTTTgataaatgcttttttttattaagaCTTAACAAGAACTGCACTAGAATCATTTGACAAATCTTCATTGTTGAagcaacaaaatattatataatgcttcAGCATTGAAAggaaaatcattaatataaaaaatacttataaataaattataatacttataataattataGACTAGTTATAGTAATTGATGAGTATAATACacaaaatgttaatttatgacaAACTTTTAAGATGGAAAATGTTCGTGATATTTAGATATAAATACACcgaatttttaacataaaaataaattaattatcaaccAAATCATTTATTTgagtaaaacattttatttgttttcctGTCAACTAAGGTCTTTTAAGCCAGTACTGCCATCGGTattgattttgtgtattttataaatattccATTGACATTGTTCGATTCTCTCCCTCAAGCTGAACACATATCCACTGTTTAACATCGCGAAATGTTATGGATCTACTTTCACTTTCGTTTTGGATAATTTTGTAACCGCCGTTAATTCATTTTCAAACGTGCTCAATGTTATTGTGAAATACTATTGGACAAGTAAgctatttgtaaaatatatgaaaatttcacagcaaataaactttgaaaGTGCAATTTTCGTCTAAATTCCGGTAAACGTTGCATCAGATTGATCTCAAACTACAATCTCTTTTGGACAACGGTTTCCTCATTGTATTTTTAAAGCAAAGAAACAACAACTCTTCTCAATCTATATTACGGAAGAATCCGGTGAGAGTCGATGTATAACGAAGGACAACTGGCGGTGCACTCGATTTATTTCATCAATCTGAATGCATCGgacacactctggatcagcagacgatttatttcatacggaggaatccgagatagccgatgtatcacgattggcatcggacagtgggctacaccaatctgaacgcatcggacagtgggctacacgatcgccgatatggcggaattgtccgaggagtcccgattgtgggctacaccacaccgatcgccgatatggcggaattgtccgaggtgtcccgattgttatttcataaaacaatcttatcttacggaggaatccgagatagccggtgtatcacgattgctggCGGTGGTCACGATAAAATTGGAAATCCCCATGTCATGCGCAGTAAGCGCATAGGAAATTCCGTTGTTATTTCCAACACGACATTCTAGAAAGCTTTACAATTACTAAAAGTTAAATTATTGATAACATATGTGCACCAAATTATAAAGGAAATAATTTACAGTGTTTGAATTTCTTTCAGTTAAGGATTTTGAACAATAAACATGAACTTAGATTCGGACGACGTAGAAGTGGACGGGGAGTTACCGACCCGCAATTTGCATGTAACAGCTAGAAAGAGAAATGACTGCGTGCCATTCAAAGATCAGAGTGATGTGTTGGACAAATCTAGGCAAAATCGTGGCTTGAAAGTTACGACAGAACATGCATATAGTAACCAAAACGAAATATATGACTCTGGAATACACAGTGATTTTATCCCTTCGCAGTCTTCAGACGAAGTTCACAGTGCAGAAACACTGAAGTCTCTAAAGTCATTGACACTGTCAGATGAACCAAAATTTGAGGCTGTTGATGACGGCATAGGGTCGCTGCGGTTATCGAAGTCCCCCGACCCCCCACGGGACCCGGAAGCAGACAAGGCTGAGTCCGAGAGCATACAGCAGTACTTAGCGTTTGTGGAGGATACTTTTAATCAGGATGAAGATGGCGACACGTAGGAAACAATTTGTGACATTTCTCCTGTACAATACTGATATTTAGACATATGACAGGGACCTGTAGGAAACATAGTCTAcatactataaatatatatttatagtatttAGAGTATTTTTCTGTGCCTTTAACTGTATAGTAGCTAGAGCTCTGGTCGACAATTTTGAGCCGCTTTTTGAACGGACAATAGGCCTATTCTTTACCCAGCGAATTTagccccatatatatatataaagtacgGAGCATTATTAGTTTAAGAATCGATGGGCTCTTGTTTCGCTGTGATGTCGAACTGTTTAATATTAGTTATTATGTGAGAATTACGTGTACATTTGTCGGTACGCTTATAAGGGGAATTCCGTTGACGAACAGGTTTCAATGTGCTTTGTAATCATGTGTTTATCCAATAGCGGCGCAGATAAAACTGGTAGTGTTTACTTGCCGACAATGAACGCGGTGCTTGCGCACGTACTGATAACGTGTATAGCTTATTAGATCACTGCGTGGTGAACAGGGGACTTTAAAGATATGTAATTgtaatatttgtatcaatatgcTGATGTCAGAAAAAGCAAGAGTAACCGGAatttaagaagaagaaaaaacagtTCGACTCGTTCCGCTCCGTTGATCTTTAAGTGGTTACTGACGCTCgagtggtcattgtcggctcgggttctaCATATATGTACCCCGAgtacgataaatatacttaatcgtatcCGATcgattttagactgtacccgagttgtatttccgtacaaaatccgatgtcgttagaGCGctaccgattattttaaacaaacttctgtttaaaaaaactgcatcaaaatTCTTTTTGGGTACGAGTTTCAATAACATAAAGGCCGTTTTACAGAAAAACAgaaatgtaaattaattttttttaaagccgacaacgaccgattaagcgttaAATGTCCTGGGTACGTTTATGTATATTTACCCTACCCGGGTACATATGTAAgtataattaagagtacccggggtacatgtaagtagtacccgagccgacaatggccAATCGAGCATTGGTCATTTTtgtctcgggtactacttacatgtaacccgggtgagccgacaatgaccaatcaagatTTGTCATTGTcgtctcgggtactacttacatgtatcccgggtactcgattggtcattgtcggcttgggtatcacttacatgtaccccgggtactcttaagtacacttacatgtaccccgggtacggtaataTACTAAAGCGTACCCGGGTATTTTTACGCTAAATCGGTAgttgtcggctatttttgttaatttattatgttcacatttatgtcaattttctgttaaatggcctctatataatcgaaactcatactcaaaaagcatgttgatgcattttttttaagagaagtttgttaaagataaacaatatcgtttaacggtaatCAGTAGCGCGTTTttcgacatcggattttaggcgggaataataCTCGGGTACTGTCTAATCTCGACCGGATACGTTCAAGCATATTTACTGtgcctggggtacatgtaagtatacttaagagtacccggggtacatgtaagtagtacccaagccgacattgaccaatcgagcgttactgaCACATTTTATTGTCCCAATTGAATGTTCTTAAATAATGCCGCACACCATTGGTATGTGAACATTATCATCTCCACAATAATTGTGTTTAGTGAGTATTTGCATTTTGAAATGCATAAACTTCCTTGAGCCGGTTCAAACTGGTTTGATATTTTTGACTTTCGTACATAACTTCGTAGAACACGACTCGAGTGACATGGTGTGATCTTTTAGCATGTTATGTAGAATTAAGTATCCAGTTTATAAATTACACAGATATGTGTTTTACCATCATTGAAATACGTgccaacaaaatcaaacaaagtGTGTTTTCAATAACACCGATCAAATGCATTTTGAAGTGGGTTTCACGGGGGGTTTCAAGTACTGTCTATATGTAGGCTATGTTTCAATACATAGGATGGTAAATACAAGAATGACAACTTTTTAAGAATATGCATTTCGACAGTTTTTTTAAACAGTCAAACGACATAAACGATGTAGTTTTACAAGAAAGTTTTAcagcaatgttatttaaaataaagacTTGCAACGTTTTTACTTATGTCCAAGGAAGTCGTTTATTATGGTAAGGAATTTTCGCTCCTTTTCGAAAAGAGCGTAAAGAGGTGACGCGAAGCAGAATGCAATCTatgcatattttatgaaatatttggaGTAGAATTTCTAGGTTAGCATTAATATAATATTGGTTTTCAAATAAGATGAACATTAATGTTTTGAAAGGCTATGACACACATTTAATTATGTAGAGTGACATGAGTAAACATGCTAAAGGAATGGCCAATTTGCCAAATCAATAAATATAACCTTTGTAATTATTGGATAATTTAAaaaagtatacatgtattaagtcaATCAATACAAACTTTCGTAAACTACATTATCAatgtgttttacttaaaaacaaaGCTATAACCTAATTGCAATATTTTACGCGTATATTCTTCCTTATTTCATATTTGAGGCGCTAATTTTTCAAGACATAGAAAATTAAGAGCGTTTTCCCAATTTTGGCTTAAAAGGCACTGGTGACATATAAACCCCATTGATTAAGGTCATTTTTAACGCATGTTAATAAGAGGTCAAACCAGACGCATGTTAATAAGAGGTAAAACCAGTTTTCACGGAGATCCGAATGACCACTATTACCAGGAATTAAGCCCATACATTGACAAAGTCTATGTTCGGGGAACATCAATAATCCGTCCACGATGATCATGTATGTTCCCCGATTATAAGCTTTGTCAATGATTTATATTGGTTTTTGTTCAGTACGCAACAGATGACCGAACCGGTAAGCTCATACAACTTAAAGaacaaaattcataaaaaaaattataatggaAATTTGAGAACTGTGTATTCTTACTTCTAAAATATCTGTGTATAGGCATTTGATTAGGACGttgtaattaatatgtttttatttcaatattatcagTTGCACATACTGATGCAAGTCCTGGTGCATTTGTAATCAAAACTTTTGCACAGAAGTGGCTCTTTAGATCACAGGAGGGAatcctgttttttttaattttttttatgcccccccccccccccccaaaaaaaaaatggggggggataTAGTcgccgttcgtctgtccgtccgtgtgtccgtccgtccgtccgtgcacaatttttgtccgggctatttctgaGCAACTAATttccggaattcaatgaaactttatgggaagcttcactaccaagaggagatgtgcatattattagccggttctggtcggatgatttttcacagagttatggccctttgaaattttccattaactgtacatatagtgcaattcttgtccgggctatttctcagcaactaatgaccggaattcaatgaaactttatgggaagctacactaccaagaggagatgtgcatattatcagcgggttctggtcggatgatttttcacagagttatggccctttgaaattttccattgtacatatagtgcaattcttgtccgagctatttctcagcaacttattacgggaattcaatgaaactttatgggaagcttcactaccaacaggagatgtgcatataatcagccggttatggtcggatgatttttcacagagttatggccctttgaaattttccatagtacatatagtgcaattcttgtctgagctatttctcagcaacttatcacgggaattcaatgaaactttatgggaagcttcactaccaacaggagatgggcatattatcagccggttatggtcggatgatttttcacagagttatggccctttgaaattttctataaactgtacatatagtgcaattcttgtccgggctatttctccccaactactgactggacttcaatgaagctttatgggaagcttaactaccttgaggagatgcgcatgttataagtgggttctggtaagatgatttatttagagagttatggccctttgatattttaagttgctaaaccatccatcgtattattttgtccaaagttatgtccctcaagacgtttccttttatctgaatatatagtgcaatattgtgacaaaaaaaaactttggggagcatcacccgtctccgacggtttcttgttttatatatgctataaaagaatatattatagcatatatataaaaaataaaaataaaatacgggATTACCTCCTGTGATTTAGATGAATTTAGATGCATGAGTACTTCGAAATTTTTGTGTGTCCCAGCACTCTCGCTCAATTAGTTGCCTAGACTGTCGACTGTTGCAATTTCAATTGATTAAGTGTGTActtcaaaatattcaattttgGTCTTGTTATGTGTGTGTTTGGGGGTGGGGGTAGCCAAAGTACCGGAGGAAACCCTATCcgatatggtgaccaccaaccaggCTCACATTCGCCGAGagcggggattgaacccgggtcgcctggACAAAAAGCGCGTGTGTCAACTATTGCACTAACTAGACAGCCAACTGATATTACAAATAAAGCGTATTTAATATGTATGTTGTCATCTTAAAATTAAGTTGCATATAACAAAGTAACTGTAAGTCTTAAAAAACATAGTAAAGAGTTTTTCAACGTTTACAATACCAACTTTCTCTTTCAGGCGACTACACAAGTTCATTATCTTCTTGCTCAGTGAGCCGTCGATAAACATCATAGATTGGGCACCGAATACTCACGTTCTCAACATCAAGAATGACCACGGTCAGACGGCCCTGCACCTTGCGGTGATTACGCGGCAGGCGGCGGTGGCACGGCGCTTAATGACGGCCGGGGCACAGGTGGACCCCCGGGACTGCCGGGGTAACACGCCTCTCCATATCGCATGCAAGCTCGGTTACGATGACATTGCCTCATATTTACTGCAGCCTATCCAACATTCAGAGATAGCAAGGAACATAGAACCCATCGCCTACCAGAAAATCCCACAAGACTTGGATGTGCGGAATTACGATGGTAACCTTAACCTTCTTATACGTGTATAGCTTTTTTCGACGcttattaattaatgttaacattaatatttttttacatgatcATATAAGTTAATCGATTTAATGCTTATTTGTAACCATTTTAACAGTTACCAATATGTGATCTGTTACTGGTGTTACAATATGTACACCGGTATTAAATCTGGTCACCCTGCATTTTGTTTTTCCCCATGTTCATACGTGACGCTGTTGTTTCAGGTCAGACGTTCGTACACGTGGCAGTGGAGGAAGGGCATGTGCACGTGCTCGACTTGCTGTTGCGCAACGAGGCGGACATAAACGCCAGGGTCAGTACTTGTAGGCAATAATGGCACAGCCTAtaaacgatttgaaaacctattGCAATATGTCGTACACAAACTTTATAAGCAAGCACAGAAGTCCTTTAATGATCTCCAGTAGGTCGTACAATATTTTGATTCACACTGGTTGCATTTCGAGCGTAAACTACATTTGTATagtaaaatgtgcatgttttgtgtaCACATGTGAAGTTAACATACCAGAGTGGTATAATTTGAAATGTTTTGCCcttaaaaagttatgaaaaaaaaattgtattacaaATTTGTCCTGATTTTCCGTAATTGACATGTGACTGATAATATGACATTCTTGCTGAAACATGTCCATATAGTTTTAAAAATCTACTGTTGATAAAAGGACGATTTTTTCAACAATACAAGTGTTGTTAATATGTAAATTGgtgtttgttatttattatgaAATCTTGCGATTTCCTGAAGCACGAGTTTTTATGTATATTAACTATTATTGCAATCAACATCTTGGTCGTTTATACTCGGTGAGTTAGCCCGCCTATGTCCGTATTTTGAACTAAAGAACGTACGTAGATAGTTTATCACACAATTTTATGAAGACcgtataaaatttcattttaaagtttCGGCATGTTCTTAACAATATTACATACTGTGAAACTGGTATTTGAGCTGGTTTTTAAATGAAACGCAGGCAGTACTTGTAATAtgatatatgttgtttgttgttgttgtttgttgttgttgtttgttgttgtgtttttgggGGGAGAGGTAGGGTAACCAGTAAAGTAAAGAGGCTAAAcaatttttagaaaataaagCATGCCATatgtttgaaaacatgttaaaa
Encoded proteins:
- the LOC127873843 gene encoding NF-kappa-B inhibitor alpha-like, producing the protein MNLDSDDVEVDGELPTRNLHVTARKRNDCVPFKDQSDVLDKSRQNRGLKVTTEHAYSNQNEIYDSGIHSDFIPSQSSDEVHSAETLKSLKSLTLSDEPKFEAVDDGIGSLRLSKSPDPPRDPEADKAESESIQQYLAFVEDTFNQDEDGDTRLHKFIIFLLSEPSINIIDWAPNTHVLNIKNDHGQTALHLAVITRQAAVARRLMTAGAQVDPRDCRGNTPLHIACKLGYDDIASYLLQPIQHSEIARNIEPIAYQKIPQDLDVRNYDGQTFVHVAVEEGHVHVLDLLLRNEADINARDGKSGRTVLHYAAESGNMSLLAFLIACRGIDVNALTYSRQTPVMLAKGRGHSDVVRILRDAGALYEESGESEEESMDDEPVDYKFNGNPV